The following nucleotide sequence is from Candidatus Hydrogenedens sp..
TCACGATGCGGACAGTCTGTTTCTACGCTATGTAAATTACTTAGAAGCGTCTCTGTGCATAACTTTTGGATCTGATTAATATAGGTTTCCGATGTCTCCAATGAACCAACATTCTCAACAGCGGTATGAAGCCTTTCTGACCAGATATTATTTTCTGTTATCTTTTCCAATCCCTCTATCTCAATATAACGAAAACCATGGTATGTAAAATGAGTTGTTAATTCCTCATTATCCACTCCTTTTAATATAAATACATCTTTTTGCTCAGCAGTAAATGGCCTATCACTTACTTCTGGCACATCATGATTTTTAATTTGCCCACAAACAGAGGTCATGGGATTTAAACTCCCATCTGGATATAACAATTCACCATACCTAACCTGAATTTTTTGCCCACGTGTTCCTGTTGTAATGATATGTATCCTACACGCACTATTTTGCCCAAAATCAACGAGCCACTTTTGCTTATCAATTTCTTTTATACTGACTGGTCGATATTTCTTCCCTACCTTTATAGGTGGAATAGGTTGAGCAATCATATTCCCTAAGTTAGGTTTTAAATTAACAATTGCATTAAACCAACCAGATTCATCAATATTAGGATTATCGTTCCACCCTTCTATATCTTTTGTCCCATCATATTCTTCACCCAAATATATATTGTTTTTGACAATAGGGGATAAGGTCACTTTCCATGTTTCATCTGTGCCAATAATTGTTTTTGTTCCATCCTTGTATGAAATTTCTATATCCGTTCTTAATTTTGGTATGCCAATGGTTAAATGTTCCCTGAGATTGTATCTTTTCCACATTTTTAATGGGAGTGGATTATACCAGCCAGAACCTACGTATGCACCAATAATATTTATATCTTTTTTTAAATAATCAGTTATATCATAAACACTATAAAATACTTTTTTGGAATAATTAGTCCATCCAGGGTCCAATTCATGGTCACCTACTTTCTTACCATTGATAAAACATTCATAATAACCTAAACCACTTATATACATTCTTGCTTCTTCTATTTCTTTTTCGACAGGTAATGTCTTTCGGAAAATTAATGCTGGATTGAAGTGATATATCTCTTTATCACTCATATTCCGTGGATATAGAGTTTCTGGTGGCTCTATCCATTCACCCTTCCAATTTTCATTTTCAAGCAAACCTGTTTCCCACCATGAAGGCTCACTATAATTAGATACCCTTCCTTTCTGGTCCCAAATTCTAACCTTCCACCATATTTTTGTCTTAGGAAGCAACGGTTTCCCTTCATACTTTACCTGAAAATTATCGCTATCTACCTTCCCCGTATCCCATAAATCACCAATATCATTTTTAATATCATCAAATGTCGATGAAACTAAAATTTGATATGACTTTTGAAATAAGCCTCTTTCATTCGTGATAGCCTCTAATTTCCATGTTAAACATGGATTTTTCACATCCAGCCCTAATGGACATTCTAAATATTCACATCGAAGGTCATAAATGTGGATAGGGGAGAGGCTATCTGCTCTTGCCTGAATAAATAAGGAAACACAAATAATCATCTCAAATAAAAATATTCTAAACATAAGTATCCCTTTCCTTTCTATTTTTAATGTTTATTCTAAGTGCCAATTGCTGAGCTAAGAGTTAGCATCGGTAAAAGCATAGCAATAACTAAAAAACCAATGATAACGCCCATAATAACAATTAATAAAGGTTCGAACAAAGTAACCATCGCTTTCACTGCCCGATCTACCTCAATATCATAAGCATCAGCAATCCTTTTAGCAATAATACCGATTCTACCACTCTCTTCACCTACAGCGAACATACTTATAACAATAGGTGGAAAATGTGGACATCGCTTCAAACTATCGCTTATACTTTCCCCTTCCTTTACCGAATCATGTGTGGTTGCTACTTCTCCTTTAACTATTTCATTAGTCATCGTATCTGCGGTAATCTTCAATGCTGTTAATACAGGAACTCCGTTATCCATAAGAGTTCCAAAAGTTCGGGCAAACTTCGCCATTTCATAACGTTGAATAACACCCCCAATAACAGGAAATCCCAATAAAAAACGGTCTTTTTGTTTCCTCCCTTCTGGTGTCCGAAAGAAATACGAATACATCACTGTAAAAAATAAAATAAACCCTAAAATTACAGCCCACCACCAATCACCCATAAAACCACAAAATTTCATTACAATAACAGTTGGCAAGGGAAGTTGTGCATTAAAATCTTCAAACACAGCTATAAATTTAGGAAACACAAATGAAACAAGTATAAATATTGCAATGCTACCAACAATAAGCAAGAATAACGGATATATAAGTGCCGATATAACCTTGCCCCTTAATTCTTCTTCTTGCTCGCTAAATGCTACAATTCTCCACAATACCTCATCTAACATGCCTCCCGTTTCACCTGCCCGTATCATACTACAATACATTGGCGAAAAAATCTTAGGATGCTTTTCAAACGCATCCGCAAGGTTACTCCCTTTCTGGACATCATCATAAATCTGTTCAATAACTTTAGCCATCGCTTTATTTGGTGTTTGCTCAATAATTGTCCTGAGTGCACGAGTTAACACCATCCCAGACTCAAATAAATTAGCTAATTGTCTCAAAAATATATTTCTATCTTTTAGGCGAATACGTTCCCATTGAGGAAATTTTATTTTGTATTTAGACTTTTTATCATCAGATGCACCTACACTTGTTTCTTCTACCCTTAATGGAAAATATCCTAATTCCCGTAGACGACTTATAACAGCCTTCTTAGATTCCGCTTCCATT
It contains:
- a CDS encoding family 78 glycoside hydrolase catalytic domain; translated protein: MFRIFLFEMIICVSLFIQARADSLSPIHIYDLRCEYLECPLGLDVKNPCLTWKLEAITNERGLFQKSYQILVSSTFDDIKNDIGDLWDTGKVDSDNFQVKYEGKPLLPKTKIWWKVRIWDQKGRVSNYSEPSWWETGLLENENWKGEWIEPPETLYPRNMSDKEIYHFNPALIFRKTLPVEKEIEEARMYISGLGYYECFINGKKVGDHELDPGWTNYSKKVFYSVYDITDYLKKDINIIGAYVGSGWYNPLPLKMWKRYNLREHLTIGIPKLRTDIEISYKDGTKTIIGTDETWKVTLSPIVKNNIYLGEEYDGTKDIEGWNDNPNIDESGWFNAIVNLKPNLGNMIAQPIPPIKVGKKYRPVSIKEIDKQKWLVDFGQNSACRIHIITTGTRGQKIQVRYGELLYPDGSLNPMTSVCGQIKNHDVPEVSDRPFTAEQKDVFILKGVDNEELTTHFTYHGFRYIEIEGLEKITENNIWSERLHTAVENVGSLETSETYINQIQKLCTETLLSNLHSVETDCPHREKFGYGGDIVSASEYAMFNYDMSAFYRKVVRDFADEIRPNGGFTETAPFVGIADMGLGDGSGPIAWGTVHPFLLWNLYQYYGDNALIDEQYPHAKKWLELLVKSAKDGIQTQCIGDHESIVPKQEEVTATAYYYLNAVIMQKLAGILGIEEDIKYYELLSQQIKQKFNEKFYASDGKIGIGSQANQALYIAFCMGDTNQLQQAGKILVDDVVFRGQKLTTGIFGTKYLLGVLSDLGKSELALGIVEQKEFPGWVHMIENGATTLWEHWDFSDNTFSHNHPMFGSVSEWFYKYLGGIRPTPDACAFNKVILNPMFLLPIEKVNCSYESARGKYLSVWVKHDGCISWELLLPPNCEGTVIVPKQFEKILIDNNELDTCSDIKEIKIIDNNIHFKILSGKYNFQLSMQK
- a CDS encoding type II secretion system F family protein yields the protein MPVFEYEVKKGPSEIIKGKMEAESKKAVISRLRELGYFPLRVEETSVGASDDKKSKYKIKFPQWERIRLKDRNIFLRQLANLFESGMVLTRALRTIIEQTPNKAMAKVIEQIYDDVQKGSNLADAFEKHPKIFSPMYCSMIRAGETGGMLDEVLWRIVAFSEQEEELRGKVISALIYPLFLLIVGSIAIFILVSFVFPKFIAVFEDFNAQLPLPTVIVMKFCGFMGDWWWAVILGFILFFTVMYSYFFRTPEGRKQKDRFLLGFPVIGGVIQRYEMAKFARTFGTLMDNGVPVLTALKITADTMTNEIVKGEVATTHDSVKEGESISDSLKRCPHFPPIVISMFAVGEESGRIGIIAKRIADAYDIEVDRAVKAMVTLFEPLLIVIMGVIIGFLVIAMLLPMLTLSSAIGT